In a single window of the Rhopalosiphum padi isolate XX-2018 chromosome 1, ASM2088224v1, whole genome shotgun sequence genome:
- the LOC132918076 gene encoding brefeldin A-inhibited guanine nucleotide-exchange protein 3 isoform X1, with amino-acid sequence MEDLLIQISKDAANAKLNSLSQSATEAYVFLEKQQGTLRDPAHELRAKCLNVFKLAFETKKSKLVAQALCGLNKILRDDRFQSNFEPEDDSLWLPSQILHTISSILTQSDDTQIDMLKVFLNVACSSYWTMNGRIIIQILTVSCEVYENGNQGIRSAAQAAVSQTLRYFCNFLGKIDEECEEMNKMKDNGAGGVLCFNEALPILQFIVSKIDETQNGDRCSQAVVFYLECLHTLVASLPQKVHDNRHFTMFLWQRLCPAIIAFLGSPRVDKKIVSRDDDNVTKFGRGSGVLGSAPSFNSNQSKIIYSIGSQLVRLVGCVSSLRPVLESVFHRMLLYPPPLYRIDALKALKELLSSPNRIVDFAGPILVEDDKMCQQSDMALTRLVMDSIEECSKCTDWEIVFISVSCILSLLSTLLELSTGKGINDVYTEKINEKFQSLASCDYTGPLAYESMKRLPNIYREQLSSSSESSIGNRSRINSTSSSSGVPSSGNTEGPEGGYQNDPQIDEMEAVVEKNLKEEAYRLELVTKKLNTCNVFQVTPESVEMLDLERKNAGSFVQTLVSFLPTLLPLRSTLQVDEEIQRFSSSFCEEIIRQDYKKNGSIIINADGVYVATIMSLYVNLKLINQNYYDDPSILPIMSEDQFVEEIFSSGMLMYVSRSWLAELYQHVLVTNILVLSGYKSQAAGHLALIDILTDIDGYSSENKVNWLLSDCLRLERTVCRSETSPDADAGTKLSRRIVTCCWDTMMNVLAVPLEFNSSNDSKNTQVKKMLRNELNKDSIRQMSVQHSLDALQRAATLANILGMHNRCEGIFALLVKASCAQNGNVNWFSGIIKKQPKLITSHVLSMDVMLSRGLEFGCHGQECWPHIFNCALYVGYLEQVFFRQTCSSVAALKMVKPKLLSSNTETLNKSFGTSVDSDEEVCMDVYSFLSSPTSPNNLTETISTLVNKSRADIENNGVLNQEYAAQIVCILSQYVDRLFEDAALKLNLRALTEFVRSLCETIRHELFKPPDQKKSNNSTNNATLLTRLSRLMLRCIKSGRPLFHMIKIWSIVLPCLMEVSCHKDLALSKQAIASIHDTVLAFLNDQPELSHFHINESLFKPFENLLCLELCDIEIQDQIVSCLCEFVEANRSDIRSGWRPLFGALKVVNSSHLSSLLEVFRVFLNTDDTLAFSNAAVDCIACLIKHVRGTNFDDSDTKIRLELCKAALKHLQHCSLILRSMYVMPACPKFHLPKRNHVFTLVDNDVPELQNIQNENYNQLSIEDSKNEVVLLEEIDQPCGILRVWYCIVEGLCTAITGTTAIYQRQSLELLLDILQEFPETPGYIFGCFCINRLLLPTIQTWARKIVSTHDLSDLQNFKQLCGNSTDLIVNYLKMNKNYELKFEKEITLMMKQLLFVLNEFCVQPLENIVRLGCACLRHFVLGAGDIFTTNQWDLVSFSLHRACAISLYPLTRVSMTYSPFSDSFYGDLAAGIKVAARRDSTVDDNLHLKQLSQQVFLLDHQRVKSDTIVDDERSFIFLLCHHWCNLEIDNQWQKSPERVPYKNIVLGLFVNEMLLQMIGNVLVKGTNKAIPSLANILLQSSLMTPMDEQSFKPHKQHMPGYLSSLTESQIHTFISCLNMTYGISWEFDSRPGLKFLIQKVAGLEKAANLYKQAGGAWTLSLVALFEICINRTSELSSDQIKHIVEKKSPSNDTESFILELKRIFDDACQKYVEIVMDKSGTHCAIDRAGDKPVFFFVAQNDDIFETTEKPTAFKFEDFKKIYPNAPLTSKSEDSGSDDDDDAVYAIASCKNLDNLIEEYKKRKHANSMPGQPDSIEKNEDNLPAEIEEQRQTSMNKDSEVHESVWSEMLTSVFDLLAQLDDDSFKLLLPVLFNGVRVLTESATRPLLKRILGEFYQRVAFIYGFGS; translated from the exons ATGGAAGATTTACTGATTCAAATATCAAAGGACGCAGCAAATGCAAAATTGAACAGCTTGAGTCAGTCAGCAACTGAAGCATATG TGTTTTTGGAGAAGCAACAGGGAACATTGCGCGATCCTGCTCATGAACTTAGAGCAaagtgtttaaatgtttttaaactagCGTTTGAAACCAAAAAAAGCAAATTAGTGGCACAAGCTTTATGTGGATTAAAT AAAATATTAAGAGATGATCGTTTTCAATCAAATTTTGAGCCAGAAGATGATTCATTATGGCTGCCTTCACAAATTTTGCATACAATTAGTTCTATTTTAACACAATCTGATGACACGCAAATAGATATGTTAAAG gtgTTTTTGAATGTTGCGTGTTCTTCATACTGGACAATGAATGGGCGTATTATAATTCAGATACTTACAGTATCCTGCGAAGTATATGAAAATGGAAACCAAGGAATTCGATCTGCTGCACAAGCTGCTGTCAGTCAGACACTACGATATTTTTGCAACTTTCTCGGTAAAATAG ATGAAGAATGCGAagaaatgaataaaatgaaaGACAATGGGGCTGGTGGCGTATTGTGTTTTAACGAAGCATTaccaattttacaatttattgttagtAAAATAGACGAGACTCAAAA TGGTGATCGTTGTAGTCAAGCTGTTGTATTTTATCTTGAATGTCTTCACACTCTTGTTGCAAGTTTACCTCAAAAGGTACATGACAATCGTCACTTTACTATGTTCCTATGGCAACGGCTATGCCCAGCTATTATAGCCTTTTTAGGATCACCTCGAgtagataaaaaaattgtatcacgAGACGATGACAATGTTACCAAATTTGGTAGAGGATCTGGTGTCTTGGGAAGCGCTCCTAGCTTCAATAGCAatcaatctaaaataatatatag tattggaAGTCAACTAGTGAGATTGGTTGGATGTGTGAGTTCTCTTAGACCTGTTTTGGAGTCTGTCTTTCATAGAATGCTTTTGTATCCACCGCCTCTCTATAGAATAGATGCTTTAAAAGCTTTAAAAGAG CTATTAAGCAGTCCAAATAGAATAGTGGATTTTGCTGGACCAATACTTGTAGAAGATGATAAAATGTGTCAACAGAGTGATATGGCATTAACTCGttt AGTTATGGATTCTATTGAAGAATGTTCTAAATGTACAGATTgggaaattgtttttataagtgtttCATGTATACTTTCTCTACTTTCAACCCTTCTTGAATTGTCTACTGGAAAAGGAATTAATGATGTttatactgaaaaaataaatgaaaaattccaATCTTTAGCTAGTTGTGATTACACGGGGCCTTTAGCTTATGAATCAATGAAGAgattacctaatatctatagaGAACAATTATCCTCTTCTTCTGAGTCATCTATTGGAAACCGAAGTCGTATTAACAGTACAAGCAGTAGTAGTGGAGTTCCAAGTAGTGGTAATACAGAAGGTCCTGAAGGAGGATATCAAAATGATCCACAG ATTGACGAAATGGAAGCAGTAGTTGAGAAAAACTTAAAAGAAGAAGCATATCGTTTAGAACTAGtaacaaaaaagttaaatacttGTAATGTTTTTCAAGTTACTCCA gagTCTGTAGAAATGTTGGATTTGGAAAGAAAAAATGCTGGTAGTTTTGTTCAGACTTTGGTTAGTTTTTTACCTACATTGTTACCACTTCGAAGTACATTGCAAGTAGATGAAGAGATCCAAAGGTTTTCTTCCAGTTTTTGCGAag aaattatacgacaagattataaaaaaaatggttcaataataataaatgctgaTGGTGTTTATGTAGCAACAATTATGTCactatatgttaatttaaagttgataaatcaaaattattatgatgatccTTCTATACTGCCCATCATGTCTGAA GATCAATTTGTTGAAGAAATTTTCAGCAGTGGCATGCTGATGTATGTGTCTAGAAGTTGGTTAGCTGAGCTCTATCAACATGTACTCGTTACTAATATTTTGGTATTGTCCGGTTACAAGAGTCAAGCAGCTGGTCATTTGGCGCTAATAGATATATTAACAG atattgatGGCTACAGTTCTGAGAATAAAGTGAATTGGTTACTATCAGATTGTCTTCGCCTAGAAAGAACAGTTTGTAGATCAGAAACAAGTCCTGATGCTGATGCGG gtacaaaATTAAGTAGACGGATTGTTACATGTTGTTGGGATACTATGATGAATGTTCTGGCCGTTCCTCTTGAATTCAATTCGTCTAATGATTCAAAAAATACTCaggttaaaaaaatgttacgaAATGAACTAAACAAAGATTCTATTCGTCAGATGTCGGTACAACATAGTCTAGATGCCTTACAAAGAGCTGCTACTCTTGCAAATATTTTAG GTATGCATAATCGTTGTGAAGGTATATTCGCTCTGCTCGTAAAAGCTTCTTGTGCTCAGAATGGAAACGTAAACTGGTTTTCTGGCATAATTAAAAAGCAACCAAAGTTAATTACATCACATGTTTTGAGTATGGATGTGATGCTCTCACGTGGCTTAGAATTTGGATGTCACGGACAAGAATGCTGGCCACatattttcaa ctGTGCACTATATGTTGGATACCTTGAACAAGTATTTTTTCGACAAACGTGTTCATCAGTTGCTGCTTTAAAGATGGTTAAACCTAAGTTATTAAGTAGTAATACTGAAACTTTAAACAAAAGTTTTGGTACATCTGTAGATAGTGATGAAGAAGTTTG catgGATGTCTACAGTTTTTTGTCTTCGCCGACTTCTCCCAATAATTTGACAGAAACCATATCAACTTTAGTAAACAAAAGTAGAGCAGATATTGAAAACAATGGTGTATTGAACCAAGAGTATGCCGCACAAATAGTCTGTATTCTGTCTCAATATGTTGATcg ATTGTTCGAAGACGCTGCATTAAAATTGAATCTGAGAGCACTTACTGAATTTGTACGTAGCTTATGTGAAACTATTCGACATGAGTTGTTTAAACCACCAGATCAGAAGAAATCTAACAATAGTACTAACAATGCCACTCTTTTAACGCGATTATCTCGACTTATGTTACGATGCATCAAAAGTGGGCGCCCATTGTTTCACATGATAAAAATATGGTCAATTGTTTTACCGTGTCTAATGGAA GTATCTTGTCATAAAGATTTGGCGTTATCTAAACAAGCTATAGCTTCAATTCATGATACAGTTTTAGCTTTTCTTAATGATCAACCAGAACTTTCTCATTTCCATATCAACGAATCATTATTCAAACCGTTTGAAAATCTATTATGTTTAGAACTATGTGATATAGAAATTCAAGAccaa attgtcAGTTGCTTATGTGAATTTGTTGAAGCTAACCGTTCAGATATCAGATCAGGTTGGAGACCTTTATTTGGTGCTCTAAAAGTTGTCAATAGCAGTCATTTATCATCTCTGTTAGAGGTATTCAGAGTCTTTTTGAATACTGATGACACATTAGCTTTCTCAAATGCAGCTGTTGATTGTATAGCATGTCTCATTAAGCATGTACGGGGAActa atTTTGATGACTCGGATACTAAAATTAGACTAGAACTGTGCAAAGCTGCTCTTAAACATTTACAACATTGCAGTTTAATATTAAGGTCAATGTATGTTATGCCAGCTTGTCCAAAATTTCATTTACCTAAAcg aaaccACGTCTTTACTTTGGTTGATAACGATGTGCCcgaattacaaaatattcaaaatgaaaattataatcaattatctaTTGAAGATTCAAAAAATGAAGTTGTACTTTTAGAAGAAATTGATCAACCCTGTGGTATATTGAGAGTATGGTACTGCATTGTAGAAGGACTTTGTACTGCAATTACTGGTACAACAGCTATATACCAAAGGCAAAGTCTTGAATTGCTCTTAGACATATTACAGGAATTTCCTGAAACACcag gaTATATATTTGgttgtttttgtataaatcGGCTACTTCTTCCTACCATACAAACATGGGCAAGAAAAATTGTATCAACACATGATCTTAGTGacttacaaaattttaaacaattatgtgGAAATTCAACTGATCTTATTGTCAATTACCTAAAAATGAATAAGAATTatgaattgaaatttgaaaaagaaataaCACTTATGATGAAAcaactattatttgtattaaacgaATTCTGTGTTCAACCTTTAGAGAACATTGTACGCTTAGGATGTGCATGTTTAAGACATTTTGTTTTGGGTGCTGGTGATATCTTCACTACAAATCAATGGGATCTAGTCAGCTTTAGTTTACACAGAGCTTGTGCTATTTCTCTATATCCATTGACCAGAGTATCAATGACGTACAGTCCATTTTCAGATAGTTTCTATGGTGATTTAGCAGCTGGTATTAAAGTTGCTGCAAGAAGAGATAGTACGGTAGATGACAATTTGCATTTAAAACAACTGTCGCAACAG GTATTTTTGTTAGATCATCAAAGAGTTAAAAGTGATACAATTGTTGATGACGAGAgaagtttcatatttttattatgtcatCACTGGTGTAATTTAGAAATTGACAACCAATGGCAGAAATCACCAGAACGTGTTCCTTACAAGAATATAGTCCTTGGGTTATTTGTTAATGAAATGTTATTACAAATGATTGGAAATGTGTTAGTAAAGGGTACCAACAAAGCTATTCCaag ttTAGCCAATATTCTTCTTCAGTCTTCTTTGATGACACCAATGGATGAACAATCGTTTAAACCACACAAACAACATATGCCTGGATATTTGTCCTCACTCACCGAATCTCAGATTCATACATTTATCTCATGTTTAAATATGACATACGGCATATCATGGGAATTTGATTCAAGGCCCGGTTTAAAATTTCTTATTCAAAAAGTTGCTGGTTTAGAAAAAGCagctaatttatataaacaggCTGGAGGAGCTTGGACACTCTCATTAGTTGCACTTTTTGAAATATGTATCAATCGCACATCAGAGTTGAGTTCTGATCAGATTAAacatattgttgaaaaaaaatcccCTTCTAATGATACTGAAAGTTTTATACTTGAACTTAAACGTATATTTGATGATGCCTGccaaaaatatgttgaaatagTTATGGATAAAAGTGGTACACATTGCGCTATTGATAGGGCAGGAGATAAACCAGTGTTCTTTTTTGTTGCACAAAACgatgatatttttgaaacaacTGAAAAACCTACCGcttttaagtttgaagattttaaaaaaatatatccaaatGCACCATTAACATCAAAAAGTGAAGATAGTGGAagtgatgatgacgatgatgctGTATATGCAATAGCAAGTTGCaaaaatttagataatttaattgaagaatataaaaaaagaaaacatgcTAATTCTATGCCAGGGCAACCCGattctattgaaaaaaatgaagacAATTTACCAGCAGAAATCGAAGAACAGAGACAGACCAGTATGAATAag gACAGTGAAGTACATGAGTCAGTTTGGTCTGAAATGTTAACCTCAGTTTTCGATTTATTGGCACAATTAGATGATGACtcatttaagttattgttaccAGTCTTATTCAATGGAGTGAGAGTTTTGACAGAATCTGCTACTAGACCTTTATTGAAACGCATTCTTGGAGAATTTTACCAAAGGGTAGCTTTTATTTATGGATTTGGTTCATAG